GCCGGCAACATGAAGACAGCAAGCGCAAGCACTGGCGCCAGCCATCCAAGCCGCGCCGGTTGCCGGAACGAGCCCTTGAGCATATAAAAGAATCCCGAGATACCCGCCGCCGCGAGAATGCAGACTAATGGGGCAGATGCAACGCCCGGGACAGAGTCGCGTCCTGAGGCGAGAAGGCCAGCCACAAGCGCCGCAGCCACGAAACTCAGCCACGGCACATCCCTGAAGCGCGCCCTAACGACCGCCCATCCCAAGCCGACCGACCCAGCGATCAGGATAGGCATCGAGCCAAAATCGAACGCGTATGGCGCAGCGGACGTGTAGAGCGCGTCGAAGCCGCCCGCTGGCAAGCCTCCCTTTGCACCCAGCAAGTAGTGAGCGAAGAGCGCCCCGACCGCCCCAATGCAGGCCCATTGTGCGTTGGCTCCGATTGGCGATCGTGAGGCTCGGGCGCCTATCACGAGCACCGCTGCTCCTGCCAAGACGCCGAACACGGCGGCAGGCGCGCCGAAAACCAGCATGAATCCCGCCAAGAGAAAAGCCAGCCTCGACTTCTTCTCGGGCGACCTCGTAACGAGGATTAGTGCCGCGAGAAAGAGCACGCCGGCCGTCGTCTCACGCAGCGCAAACCGGGACCAGAATGACGCCAATGGATGCACGGCAGCGATTGCGGCGGCCATAAGAGCCACAAACGGGCCAAATAGCCTTCTGGCGAGGACCCAAACGAGCAGAACGGAGATGCAGCCGAGAGCAGCGCCCGCAAGCCGAGCGTCGTCGATAGATGATCGCTGAACGATGTCCGCGACCCACCCGTGTGCCAGGTTTGGCTCATCTGTTGCACCCAGGCCAAGCGCAGCGCTCCAAGCTGAGCCGGGAAAGCCAGTTGCGAAGCTGAGCTCAGCAGAACGTGGCCACCTGGGGAGGCCAAAACGACTGTGCGGGACCCGCAAGGCTATGGCGAGGCATAGGACGACAAGCAGCGTCAGGATGTGAAGTCTAATCGTTTGCTGCTGTGTCACAGGAAAGCCAAGCCCAGCAATACCGCAAATACGGAGAAATTACTCTACAATAGTGCGATTAAATCATCAAATCAAATACTGTGAAAGAACAGCTACTTGCAAGGTTCCTCTAGGATAGTGCGATTAAACTTTGACTGAGGATAACGCGCGCCACAATGACAGGTCAAGAGCTCGCTCTGAGGAGTTTTCGTAATCGTGCCCGGGCCTGCTCAACTGAC
This window of the bacterium genome carries:
- a CDS encoding glycosyltransferase family 39 protein, which translates into the protein MTQQQTIRLHILTLLVVLCLAIALRVPHSRFGLPRWPRSAELSFATGFPGSAWSAALGLGATDEPNLAHGWVADIVQRSSIDDARLAGAALGCISVLLVWVLARRLFGPFVALMAAAIAAVHPLASFWSRFALRETTAGVLFLAALILVTRSPEKKSRLAFLLAGFMLVFGAPAAVFGVLAGAAVLVIGARASRSPIGANAQWACIGAVGALFAHYLLGAKGGLPAGGFDALYTSAAPYAFDFGSMPILIAGSVGLGWAVVRARFRDVPWLSFVAAALVAGLLASGRDSVPGVASAPLVCILAAAGISGFFYMLKGSFRQPARLGWLAPVLALAVFMLPAIESISSLQNLSKKPTLDAAVDWLHAHAPRGAKIAVETQALALEPERYQTIAVESAGDNSPQVYRERGVHFLVIAESSVFAADREVMDRPKRLAGYAELLSHARSYGAFVTSDTSIGPMIIVIDL